In one window of Spodoptera frugiperda isolate SF20-4 chromosome 11, AGI-APGP_CSIRO_Sfru_2.0, whole genome shotgun sequence DNA:
- the LOC118274656 gene encoding glucose dehydrogenase [FAD, quinone]-like, with amino-acid sequence MSWACNPAVTSMILDSYQVAGPLFVQTLQTLFAAQCALTSDHLWPDDATESVLQDPNYDFIVVGAGSAGSVVANRLSEVPDWKVLLVEAGGNPALTTEVPQLFYSNMGTSLDWGYKTEPQNACRSYTTKGCAWPRGKVLGGSSSINGMFYVRANKADYDEWAADGNYGWSYDEILPYFKKSENFTGEFTEERSKYHGRDGPINIVEPTEPNVFEQLIIQAAVEIGLKNLSDVNGAEQMGITACQSNIKDNYRYSTARAFLSNVRDRKNLHVMKNALVTKVLFHPGTKSVKGIQISKDGQDIIVNAKKEVILSGGAINSPQILMLSGIGPKQHLEDLDIEVIEDLPVGENLQDHVFAPVFYSKEAGEYSTSIEAISAAFVEYLLKGTGLFKNTSPHRVISFMNTTHPDSSMPDIQHHHLVMPPSVSNMVDVFEKHGFDDNIYQQYSEINKNNFMMHVYSVVLRPKSKGKIILKSKNPHEYPLIHANYFDDPEDVKTMIRSMRQYALKLGETKTFEAAGWKLKWLKIDTCDAFEKTTDEYLECIARELTFSLYHPTSTVKMGPKTDKGAVVDPELRVYNVKGLRVIDASIMPDIVRGNTNAPTIMIAERGSDMIKEAWLNKHTEL; translated from the exons ATGTCGTGGGCGTGCAACCCAGCTGTGACGTCTATGATCCTGGACAGCTACCAGGTAGCCGGTCCACTATTTGTGCAGACTCTCCAGACTTTGTTCGCAGCCCAATGTGCTCTAACAAGCGACCATCTATGGCCCGATGACGCTACAGAATCGGTCCTCCAAG ATCCAAACTACGACTTCATAGTAGTGGGCGCCGGTTCAGCAGGATCCGTGGTCGCCAACCGATTAAGTGAAGTGCCAGATTGGAAAGTGCTACTCGTCGAAGCTGGGGGCAACCCTGCGTTAACTACTGAA GTTCCACAACTATTCTACAGTAATATGGGTACTTCGTTAGATTGGGGATATAAAACGGAGCCTCAAAATGCTTGTAGAAGCTACACAACGAAGGGCTGTGCTTGGCCTCGAGGAAAAGTGTTGGGAGGAAGCAGCAGTATAAACGGCATGTTCTACGTCAGAGCCAACAAGGCCGACTACGACGAGTGGGCAGCTGACGGCAACTATGGATGGAGCTACGATGAAATTTTACCATATTTCAAGAAAAGTGAAAATTTCACTGGAGAATTCACTGAAGAACGAAGCAAATATCACGGTCGGGATGGTCCAATTAATATTGTCGAACCTACAGAACCAAACGTATTCGAACAACTTATTATACAAGCCGCTGTAGAAATTGGACTGAAGAATTTAAGTGATGTTAACGGTGCTGAACAAATGGGTATAACAGCATGCCAATCTAATATTAAAGACAACTATAGATACAGTACCGCAAGAGCCTTTTTGAGCAATGTTAGGGACAGAAAAAACCTGCATGTGATGAAAAATGCCCTTGTCACTAAAGTTTTGTTCCATCCAGGCACGAAATCAGTAAAAGGTATACAGATTAGTAAAGATGGACAAGATATTATTGTAAACGCAAAGAAAGAGGTTATATTATCAGGTGGGGCCATCAATTCTCCACAAATTTTAATGCTGTCAGGTATTGGACCAAAACAACATTTAGAAGATTTGGATATAGAAGTTATTGAAGATTTACCTGTGGGTGAAAATTTACAAGACCATGTGTTTGCTCCCGTGTTCTATTCGAAGGAGGCTGGTGAATATTCGACTTCGATTGAAGCTATATCGGCTGCATTTGTGGAGTACCTTTTAAAAGGAACGGGGCTATTTAAGAATACTAGCCCACATAGGGTCATCAGCTTCATGAACACCACCCATCCTGATTCTTCAATGCCGGATATTCAACACCATCATTTAGTTATGCCACCTAGTGTCTCGAATATGGTTGACGTTTTCGAAAAGCACGGTTTCGACGATAATATTTACCAACAATACTCGGAGATAAACAAGAACAACTTTATGATGCATGTGTACAGTGTTGTATTACGGCCAAAATCGAAagggaaaattattttaaaaagcaaGAACCCTCATGAGTACCCACTGATACACGCAAACTACTTCGATGACCCAGAAGATGTAAAGACTATGATACGATCAATGAGGCAATACGCATTGAAGTTAGGTGAAACAAAGACGTTTGAAGCGGCTGGATGGAAACTGAAATGGCTGAAGATCGACACGTGTGACGCGTTTGAGAAGACTACTGATGAATACTTGGAATGTATAGCGAGGGAGCTTACGTTTTCTCTGTACCACCCGACAAGTACTGTGAAGATGGGTCCTAAGACTGACAAGGGGGCCGTGGTCGACCCAGAGTTGAGGGTGTACAACGTAAAAGGCCTAAGAGTGATAGACGCCAGTATAATGCCGGATATTGTTCGAGGAAACACTAATGCGCCCACAATCATGATTGCGGAGAGGGGATCAGATATGATCAAAGAAGCATGGCTGAACAAACACACTGAACTTTGA